In a single window of the Arachis hypogaea cultivar Tifrunner chromosome 6, arahy.Tifrunner.gnm2.J5K5, whole genome shotgun sequence genome:
- the LOC112696866 gene encoding zinc finger protein VAR3, chloroplastic isoform X2, producing the protein MVGAAPRFLSLLTTAPSPLLRHRRHLLLLSANFRRLSTPFSTFAPSPLKLKPSQHHHHPQPQQQHQQQQRFQTVAAFSPSSDTFPSSVSHPWPEWSRFLSHLTSAGYLHRPPPDLGTFAPPPELSRQFVAEAAACYAFAADRPNLLRLLSKRDIGVVAENGVPFLFRDAKESIAKMKAFVSTNDAAVLDTDRATTVDLMKFMLSYASNPLVTSESNNLSNRDIVESSVRNLFGELYKLSYSAPGPNSSDSMQNQISSGYGQTMPPGRNIEMKRGDWICPRCNFMNFARNVKCRECEEARPKRQLTGGEWECPQCDFYNYGRNMTCLRCDCKRPGQISLGPANTLSNMGYGNGDNTNTSEIDSRLAANEEKARRWFSKVSQLDSSADINSLIGDEDFPEIMPLRKGVNRFVVSTRKTPLERRLADARYRRNLDNNGIPGVEDFKSVESTRINDPRLSSDLAAQKIENMTTEKSETDAQYAGTSTDSSSRVSDENFPEVMPMRTGENRFVVSKKKDRSLTSPAYKRQLAMEQSGNNTNFVPFVPFPPDYFAKKDKQPENGVDSVDISSNAESSSISEAAENPPKMPDDARARAELRGANYSPGLTNAETMSGVPEMLDNATLGRERKENVREIRRQDENMKNSSLEPSGQHSTKNDIGSISGALTSGNSSFNQENFGNKNSNQEPNLTGSLENQNNRTQWTGKSLEGSAVKEPDPLDMSEEAKAERWFRRVAQIKDISELSQIPDEDFPSIMPMRKGVNRFVVSKRKTPLERRLTSQQYRRNLPVVSSDPLKKENEGS; encoded by the exons ATGGTTGGGGCCGCCCCACGGTTCCTCTCTCTCCTCACCACAGCTCCCTCCCCTCTCCTCCGCCACCGccgccacctcctcctcctctccgCAAACTTCCGCCGCCTCTCCACTCCCTTTTCAACTTTTGCACCCTCTCCTCTGAAACTCAAACCCTCCCAGCACCATCACCATCCACAACCACAACAGCAGCACCAGCAGCAGCAACGCTTTCAAACCGTAGCAGCTTTCTCTCCTTCTTCCGACACCTTTCCTTCCTCAGTTTCACACCCATGGCCCGAGTGGTCCCGCTTCCTCTCCCACCTCACCTCCGCCGGGTACCTCCACCGCCCGCCCCCTGACCTCGGAACATTCGCGCCGCCCCCTGAGTTGTCGCGCCAATTCGTTGCCGAGGCTGCCGCTTGCTACGCCTTCGCCGCCGATAGACCCAACCTCTTGCG GTTGCTTTCGAAGAGAGACATCGGGGTTGTGGCTGAAAATGGTGTCCCCTTTCTGTTCCGAGATGCAAAGGAATCCATCGCAAAGATGAAAGCTTTCGTGTCAACCAATGATGCCGCC GTATTGGACACTGACAGAGCAACAACAGTTGATCTAATGAAGTTTATGCTTAGTTATGCAAGTAACCCATTGGTTACATCTGAAAGCAATAATCTATCTAACAGAGATATTGTTGAATCATCAGTGAGAAATCTGTTTGGTGAACTTTACAAGCTGAGTTACAGTGCACCTGGGCCCAACTCTTCTGATTCGATGCAAAATCAAATATCTAGTGGATATGGACAGACAATGCCTCCTGGTCGAAACATTGAAATGAAAAGGGGTGATTGGATTTGCCCAAG GTGTAATTTCATGAATTTCGCAAGAAATGTTAAATGCCGCGAGTGTGAGGAAGCAAGGCCAAAAAGACAATTGACAGGAGGAGAATGGGAATGTCCTCA GTGCGATTTCTATAATTATGGGAGGAATATGACTTGCTTAAGGTGTGATTGCAAGCGACCGGGACAGATATCTTTGGGTCCTGCCAATACCCTGTCAAATATGGGGTATGGAAATGGAGACAATACTAATACTTCAGAGATTGATAGCAGACTAGCTGCTAATGAAGAGAAAGCACGGCGTTGGTTTAGTAAGGTTTCTCAACTAGATAGCAGTGCGGATATTAACAGCTTGATTGGGGATGAAGATTTTCCCGAGATAATGCCATTAAGGAAAGGAGTAAATAGATTTGTTGTGAGCACAAGGAAAACTCCGTTGGAGAGGAGATTGGCTGACGCTCGATACAGGAGAAACTTGGACAATAATGGCATTCCCGGGGTTGAGGATTTTAAATCTGTGGAATCAACCAGGATAAATGATCCTCGATTGTCTTCAGATCTGGCTGCCCAAAAAATTGAGAACATGACAACAGAAAAGAGCGAAACTGATGCTCAGTATGCAGGTACTAGTACAG ATTCATCAAGCAGGGTATCTGATGAGAACTTCCCTGAAGTAATGCCCATGCGCACAGGAGAAAACCGATTTGTTGTTAGCAAGAAAAAGGATCGATCTTTGACTTCACCTGCATACAAGAGACAATTGGCCATGGAACAATCTGGCAACAATACCAACTTTGTCCCCTTTGTTCCCTTCCCTCCAGATTACTTTGCCAAAAAGGACAAGCAACCGGAAAATGGAGTAGATTCAGTAGATATTTCTTCGAATGCTGAATCATCTTCAATATCTGAAGCGGCAGAGAATCCTCCAAAGATGCCAGATGATGCTAGAGCTAGAGCTGAGTTACGAGGTGCAAACTATTCCCCAGGTTTGACCAATGCTGAAACAATGTCTGGGGTTCCAGAGATGTTAGATAATGCTACACTTGGccgggaaagaaaagaaaatgtcaGAGAGATTAGaagacaagatgaaaacatgaagaACAGTAGTCTGGAACCTTCTGGACAGCACTCGACTAAAAATGATATTGGTTCCATTTCTGGGGCATTAACTAGTGGAAATTCCAGTTTCAATCAAGAGAATTTCGGGAACAAGAACAGCAATCAAGAGCCAAATTTGACAGGCAGTTTGGAAAACCAGAATAACAGAACACAGTGGACAGGAAAGAGTTTGGAGGGGTCAGCTGTCAAGGAACCAGATCCTTTGGACATGTCAGAGGAGGCAAAGGCAGAGAGGTGGTTCCGTCGTGTTGCACAGATCAAGGATATCTCTGAGCTCAGTCAGATTCCAGATGAAGATTTTCCTTCGATAATGCCTATGCGTAAAGGCGTGAATAGATTCGTTGTGAGCAAGAGGAAAACGCCGTTGGAAAGGAGGTTGACATCTCAGCAGTACCGAAGAAACCTTCCTGTTGTGAGTTCAGATCCTCTTAAAAAGGAAAATGAAGGTAGCTGA
- the LOC112696866 gene encoding zinc finger protein VAR3, chloroplastic isoform X1: MVGAAPRFLSLLTTAPSPLLRHRRHLLLLSANFRRLSTPFSTFAPSPLKLKPSQHHHHPQPQQQHQQQQRFQTVAAFSPSSDTFPSSVSHPWPEWSRFLSHLTSAGYLHRPPPDLGTFAPPPELSRQFVAEAAACYAFAADRPNLLRLLSKRDIGVVAENGVPFLFRDAKESIAKMKAFVSTNDAAVLDTDRATTVDLMKFMLSYASNPLVTSESNNLSNRDIVESSVRNLFGELYKLSYSAPGPNSSDSMQNQISSGYGQTMPPGRNIEMKRGDWICPRCNFMNFARNVKCRECEEARPKRQLTGGEWECPQCDFYNYGRNMTCLRCDCKRPGQISLGPANTLSNMGYGNGDNTNTSEIDSRLAANEEKARRWFSKVSQLDSSADINSLIGDEDFPEIMPLRKGVNRFVVSTRKTPLERRLADARYRRNLDNNGIPGVEDFKSVESTRINDPRLSSDLAAQKIENMTTEKSETDAQYAGTSTGNNSQLSNNSTNQNGIIDKEKEQAEKSERWFRKVAELHDISDSSSRVSDENFPEVMPMRTGENRFVVSKKKDRSLTSPAYKRQLAMEQSGNNTNFVPFVPFPPDYFAKKDKQPENGVDSVDISSNAESSSISEAAENPPKMPDDARARAELRGANYSPGLTNAETMSGVPEMLDNATLGRERKENVREIRRQDENMKNSSLEPSGQHSTKNDIGSISGALTSGNSSFNQENFGNKNSNQEPNLTGSLENQNNRTQWTGKSLEGSAVKEPDPLDMSEEAKAERWFRRVAQIKDISELSQIPDEDFPSIMPMRKGVNRFVVSKRKTPLERRLTSQQYRRNLPVVSSDPLKKENEGS; this comes from the exons ATGGTTGGGGCCGCCCCACGGTTCCTCTCTCTCCTCACCACAGCTCCCTCCCCTCTCCTCCGCCACCGccgccacctcctcctcctctccgCAAACTTCCGCCGCCTCTCCACTCCCTTTTCAACTTTTGCACCCTCTCCTCTGAAACTCAAACCCTCCCAGCACCATCACCATCCACAACCACAACAGCAGCACCAGCAGCAGCAACGCTTTCAAACCGTAGCAGCTTTCTCTCCTTCTTCCGACACCTTTCCTTCCTCAGTTTCACACCCATGGCCCGAGTGGTCCCGCTTCCTCTCCCACCTCACCTCCGCCGGGTACCTCCACCGCCCGCCCCCTGACCTCGGAACATTCGCGCCGCCCCCTGAGTTGTCGCGCCAATTCGTTGCCGAGGCTGCCGCTTGCTACGCCTTCGCCGCCGATAGACCCAACCTCTTGCG GTTGCTTTCGAAGAGAGACATCGGGGTTGTGGCTGAAAATGGTGTCCCCTTTCTGTTCCGAGATGCAAAGGAATCCATCGCAAAGATGAAAGCTTTCGTGTCAACCAATGATGCCGCC GTATTGGACACTGACAGAGCAACAACAGTTGATCTAATGAAGTTTATGCTTAGTTATGCAAGTAACCCATTGGTTACATCTGAAAGCAATAATCTATCTAACAGAGATATTGTTGAATCATCAGTGAGAAATCTGTTTGGTGAACTTTACAAGCTGAGTTACAGTGCACCTGGGCCCAACTCTTCTGATTCGATGCAAAATCAAATATCTAGTGGATATGGACAGACAATGCCTCCTGGTCGAAACATTGAAATGAAAAGGGGTGATTGGATTTGCCCAAG GTGTAATTTCATGAATTTCGCAAGAAATGTTAAATGCCGCGAGTGTGAGGAAGCAAGGCCAAAAAGACAATTGACAGGAGGAGAATGGGAATGTCCTCA GTGCGATTTCTATAATTATGGGAGGAATATGACTTGCTTAAGGTGTGATTGCAAGCGACCGGGACAGATATCTTTGGGTCCTGCCAATACCCTGTCAAATATGGGGTATGGAAATGGAGACAATACTAATACTTCAGAGATTGATAGCAGACTAGCTGCTAATGAAGAGAAAGCACGGCGTTGGTTTAGTAAGGTTTCTCAACTAGATAGCAGTGCGGATATTAACAGCTTGATTGGGGATGAAGATTTTCCCGAGATAATGCCATTAAGGAAAGGAGTAAATAGATTTGTTGTGAGCACAAGGAAAACTCCGTTGGAGAGGAGATTGGCTGACGCTCGATACAGGAGAAACTTGGACAATAATGGCATTCCCGGGGTTGAGGATTTTAAATCTGTGGAATCAACCAGGATAAATGATCCTCGATTGTCTTCAGATCTGGCTGCCCAAAAAATTGAGAACATGACAACAGAAAAGAGCGAAACTGATGCTCAGTATGCAGGTACTAGTACAGGTAACAATTCACAACTTTCTAATAATTCTACAAACCAAAATGGCATCATAGATAAGGAGAAAGAGCAAGCTGAAAAATCTGAGCGGTGGTTTAGAAAGGTTGCTGAGTTGCATGATATTTCAGATTCATCAAGCAGGGTATCTGATGAGAACTTCCCTGAAGTAATGCCCATGCGCACAGGAGAAAACCGATTTGTTGTTAGCAAGAAAAAGGATCGATCTTTGACTTCACCTGCATACAAGAGACAATTGGCCATGGAACAATCTGGCAACAATACCAACTTTGTCCCCTTTGTTCCCTTCCCTCCAGATTACTTTGCCAAAAAGGACAAGCAACCGGAAAATGGAGTAGATTCAGTAGATATTTCTTCGAATGCTGAATCATCTTCAATATCTGAAGCGGCAGAGAATCCTCCAAAGATGCCAGATGATGCTAGAGCTAGAGCTGAGTTACGAGGTGCAAACTATTCCCCAGGTTTGACCAATGCTGAAACAATGTCTGGGGTTCCAGAGATGTTAGATAATGCTACACTTGGccgggaaagaaaagaaaatgtcaGAGAGATTAGaagacaagatgaaaacatgaagaACAGTAGTCTGGAACCTTCTGGACAGCACTCGACTAAAAATGATATTGGTTCCATTTCTGGGGCATTAACTAGTGGAAATTCCAGTTTCAATCAAGAGAATTTCGGGAACAAGAACAGCAATCAAGAGCCAAATTTGACAGGCAGTTTGGAAAACCAGAATAACAGAACACAGTGGACAGGAAAGAGTTTGGAGGGGTCAGCTGTCAAGGAACCAGATCCTTTGGACATGTCAGAGGAGGCAAAGGCAGAGAGGTGGTTCCGTCGTGTTGCACAGATCAAGGATATCTCTGAGCTCAGTCAGATTCCAGATGAAGATTTTCCTTCGATAATGCCTATGCGTAAAGGCGTGAATAGATTCGTTGTGAGCAAGAGGAAAACGCCGTTGGAAAGGAGGTTGACATCTCAGCAGTACCGAAGAAACCTTCCTGTTGTGAGTTCAGATCCTCTTAAAAAGGAAAATGAAGGTAGCTGA